Proteins found in one Haloferax litoreum genomic segment:
- a CDS encoding Ig-like domain-containing protein: MTFRGDERAVTVQVGAVLLFGIIVISMSMYQASVVPNQNEQVEFQHNQDVHDDFVSLRGTLIESAAESTTRPATVTLGTRYPSRALFVNPGPVTGTLETRTLGIVAISNVSTSEDETDDYVTDDALSFTTNSVEYRPSYNVLQNSPSTVYENTVAYNRFENGYNGTLTEQTLVDGRSISLVLVSGNYSENGVGTATFDARAVSPALRTVSVTNNSSDRNVTITVPTKLSTADWESILDESGELDGSGDDSNDAYVHDVRNGTGDSVVLVMERGETYNLQIGNVGVGSGGNTPSAHYLTVVDSSSSSVTFEVRDQYNNPVSGATLNATVLPATTLSAQGETGSALTGLRTDARGQIPVSLDSPTAGTYTVQASIDRNPATDPFDASRRQEANADVVVNSAGTGPGTGTSGPYDVTWDGGAMDAAGGSAVDYYSANDTVVVDSSSISQVDGVVDVVDSDSGDQVANVSVDFATNDSSVLTSGLDTDVTDGSGVATTTISVVDGVATAYATAGGSFDTLHVKVVSATGGGGGGGSGDAWQDTNENGVQDAGEAVDISDGQFDNSSVDLYVEQDASDVTADTINLNAKNIILEPNFTAQSSGNGDKIVITAADSVVIDGATLETSGSNADVSITAGGSISAIGTTVRTQNQGDISVDAGGNITASQSTLDASNKGEITLDAGGNIVIRNAVVSGDDGVTYTAGGTVDDSGTDYSGGQSP; the protein is encoded by the coding sequence ATGACCTTCCGGGGGGACGAGCGCGCAGTCACTGTCCAAGTCGGAGCAGTGCTGCTGTTCGGAATCATCGTCATCTCGATGTCGATGTACCAGGCGTCCGTCGTCCCGAACCAGAACGAGCAAGTCGAGTTCCAACACAATCAAGACGTTCACGACGACTTCGTCTCGCTCCGTGGCACCCTCATCGAGAGCGCGGCCGAGTCAACGACCCGCCCAGCAACTGTCACACTCGGCACGCGCTATCCGAGTCGGGCGCTGTTCGTCAATCCAGGACCTGTCACAGGGACACTCGAAACACGCACACTTGGCATCGTCGCCATCTCGAACGTCAGTACGAGTGAAGACGAGACAGACGACTACGTGACCGACGACGCCCTCTCGTTCACGACGAACTCGGTAGAGTACCGGCCGAGTTACAACGTACTCCAGAACTCGCCGTCAACGGTCTACGAGAACACTGTTGCGTACAATCGATTCGAGAACGGGTACAACGGGACGCTCACTGAGCAGACGCTGGTCGACGGCCGGTCGATATCGCTGGTTCTCGTCTCCGGAAACTACTCCGAAAACGGTGTCGGGACCGCGACGTTCGACGCACGGGCGGTGAGTCCAGCGCTGCGGACGGTGTCGGTTACCAACAACTCTTCCGATCGAAACGTGACGATTACCGTGCCGACGAAACTCTCGACGGCCGACTGGGAGTCGATTCTGGACGAATCTGGGGAATTAGACGGGTCGGGTGACGACTCGAACGACGCCTACGTCCACGATGTTCGCAACGGAACTGGCGATAGCGTCGTCCTGGTCATGGAACGCGGTGAGACCTACAATCTCCAGATTGGGAATGTTGGGGTCGGGTCAGGTGGCAACACCCCGTCGGCACACTATCTTACGGTCGTGGATTCGAGTAGTTCGTCGGTGACGTTCGAGGTCCGAGACCAATACAACAATCCGGTTAGTGGTGCGACACTGAACGCGACGGTGCTCCCTGCAACGACGCTCTCGGCACAGGGAGAGACGGGGTCCGCACTCACTGGGCTTCGAACAGACGCTCGGGGGCAGATACCCGTCTCGCTCGACTCACCGACAGCAGGGACGTACACAGTGCAAGCGAGCATCGACCGCAACCCTGCGACTGACCCCTTCGATGCGTCTCGCCGTCAGGAAGCGAACGCCGACGTCGTCGTTAACAGTGCTGGCACTGGCCCGGGTACTGGAACGTCTGGACCATATGACGTGACGTGGGACGGGGGCGCGATGGATGCGGCCGGCGGGAGTGCGGTCGATTACTACAGTGCGAACGACACGGTCGTCGTCGACAGCAGTAGCATCTCACAGGTCGACGGGGTCGTCGACGTGGTGGACAGCGACAGTGGTGACCAGGTCGCGAACGTGAGTGTCGACTTCGCGACGAACGATTCGTCGGTGTTGACAAGTGGATTAGATACGGATGTGACCGATGGGAGCGGTGTCGCGACCACGACAATTTCGGTCGTAGACGGCGTTGCGACAGCGTACGCAACGGCAGGTGGGTCGTTTGATACCCTCCACGTCAAAGTTGTCTCGGCGACTGGAGGCGGCGGTGGCGGGGGGTCCGGAGATGCATGGCAAGATACCAACGAAAACGGTGTCCAAGACGCAGGCGAAGCAGTCGACATCAGTGACGGCCAGTTCGACAACTCAAGCGTGGACCTGTACGTCGAACAGGACGCGAGCGACGTGACGGCAGACACCATCAACCTAAACGCGAAGAACATCATCTTAGAACCGAACTTCACCGCCCAATCGAGTGGGAACGGGGACAAGATAGTGATAACCGCGGCTGATTCGGTCGTCATCGACGGTGCAACCCTCGAAACGTCCGGATCGAACGCGGACGTGTCGATTACCGCCGGTGGGAGTATCTCGGCAATCGGAACCACGGTTCGGACGCAGAACCAGGGTGACATCTCGGTAGATGCCGGCGGAAATATCACTGCCAGCCAGTCGACGCTTGACGCGAGTAATAAAGGCGAAATTACGCTGGACGCCGGTGGTAACATCGTCATCCGGAACGCGGTGGTCTCTGGCGACGACGGGGTCACGTACACGGCCGGTGGGACGGTCGATGATTCCGGAACCGACTATTCCGGTGGGCAATCACCGTAG
- a CDS encoding DUF5789 family protein: MEFQELSAYLDDELAYPVDIDGVVERIGDVEVDAPDVEDSETIETILTPLGTATFDSANDLYTTIIGNLSDDYIGRKFYDDRGGDPAESWTALPDEVRSF, from the coding sequence ATGGAGTTCCAAGAACTCTCAGCCTACCTCGACGACGAACTGGCGTACCCGGTCGATATCGACGGCGTCGTCGAACGAATCGGTGACGTCGAAGTCGACGCGCCGGATGTCGAGGATTCTGAGACTATCGAGACGATTCTCACACCGCTCGGGACGGCGACGTTCGACTCCGCGAACGACCTGTACACGACGATTATCGGGAACCTCAGCGACGATTACATCGGGCGAAAGTTCTACGACGACCGCGGAGGCGACCCGGCGGAGTCGTGGACGGCACTTCCCGACGAAGTTCGGTCGTTCTGA
- a CDS encoding helix-turn-helix domain-containing protein codes for MTAAPRDDLARRIAGEITLSDDPGATLRKWRTDFDISQTALAEQLDVSSSVVSDYESGRRESPGIGVIRRMVEALLDIDEARGGSRIRQYARVLSAGFESDIVQDLREYPTSIPLDTFYDAIGATKIVDGDQDRISGHTVINSIQAITRLSSEEFYRLYGQSTSRALVFTGVTRGESPLVAMRVVTPTPNAVVLHGLTEDELWEHAPSLATIDGFGLAVTNRDLEEMLEDLRKLP; via the coding sequence ATGACCGCGGCCCCACGCGACGACCTCGCCCGCCGAATCGCGGGAGAGATAACCCTCTCTGACGACCCCGGTGCGACGCTCAGAAAGTGGCGTACCGACTTCGACATCTCACAGACTGCCCTCGCCGAGCAACTCGACGTCTCGTCGTCGGTCGTCTCGGACTACGAGAGTGGCCGCCGCGAGAGTCCCGGCATCGGCGTCATCCGTCGGATGGTCGAAGCACTGCTCGACATCGACGAGGCGCGAGGCGGCAGTCGCATCCGACAGTACGCGCGCGTCCTCTCCGCAGGGTTCGAAAGCGACATCGTCCAGGACCTCCGCGAGTACCCGACTTCTATCCCGCTGGACACGTTCTACGACGCCATCGGGGCGACCAAAATCGTCGACGGCGACCAGGACCGAATCAGCGGTCACACCGTCATCAACAGTATTCAGGCCATCACGCGCCTCTCATCGGAAGAGTTCTACCGACTCTACGGCCAGTCCACGAGTCGCGCACTCGTCTTCACCGGCGTCACTCGTGGCGAGTCCCCACTGGTCGCGATGCGCGTCGTCACGCCGACGCCGAACGCTGTCGTCCTCCACGGACTCACTGAAGACGAACTCTGGGAACACGCCCCGTCGCTCGCGACTATCGACGGATTCGGCCTCGCGGTGACGAACCGCGACTTAGAAGAGATGCTCGAAGACCTGCGGAAACTCCCGTAA
- the hmgB gene encoding hydroxymethylglutaryl-CoA synthase: protein MTSVGIDAIEIRTGKLVLDLPNTFAPVKGEDPEKYTKGLGLYTSSFPDVYEDIVTMGANAAKALMERKGLTPEDIGRIDVATESAFDNSKPVSTYISGCLEQVFEGDFRHANKGERKFACIAGTQSLDDAYNWIKAGRNRGRAALVIATDTALYERGDPGEATQGAGAVAMLIDEDPDLVELSTEQGYGSMDETDFLKPNQQFPSVDGKRSMQVYLARMREALEDYESVAGRTHPDDFEYIPFHTPFPGMVRKAALLGFRHMSRGTEIEDDLASEIGRQPREDDFETWDDYEEAIRAYMDDLKTTEQYRDWYTRVIEPTLDISSRVGNWYTGSVHIARLSALKAAAEEGKEMTGKKLLVGSYGSGAQAEIHAETVQETWLDEIEAVDVDSQLAERTEISFDDYELIHDVHNHEKEIEVEEFTQPEGEFVFTGWGRMNERRYEYVE, encoded by the coding sequence ATGACTTCCGTCGGCATCGACGCCATCGAGATTCGGACGGGTAAACTGGTTTTAGACCTCCCCAACACCTTCGCGCCGGTGAAGGGCGAAGACCCAGAGAAGTACACCAAGGGCCTCGGCCTCTATACGTCGTCGTTCCCCGACGTGTACGAGGACATCGTCACGATGGGAGCGAACGCCGCCAAGGCGCTGATGGAGCGAAAGGGTCTCACCCCTGAGGATATCGGCCGCATCGACGTGGCGACCGAATCCGCGTTCGACAACTCCAAGCCGGTGTCGACGTACATCTCGGGCTGCCTCGAACAGGTGTTCGAGGGCGACTTCCGCCACGCGAACAAGGGCGAGCGCAAGTTCGCGTGTATCGCGGGGACCCAGAGCCTCGACGACGCGTACAACTGGATTAAGGCCGGACGCAACCGTGGCCGTGCAGCACTCGTCATCGCAACCGACACCGCACTCTACGAACGTGGTGACCCCGGCGAGGCGACGCAGGGTGCCGGTGCCGTCGCGATGCTCATCGACGAAGACCCTGACCTCGTCGAACTCTCGACGGAGCAGGGCTACGGCAGCATGGACGAGACGGACTTCCTCAAACCGAACCAGCAGTTCCCGTCCGTCGACGGCAAGCGCTCCATGCAGGTTTACCTCGCACGCATGCGCGAGGCCCTCGAAGATTACGAGAGCGTCGCGGGTCGAACCCACCCCGACGACTTCGAGTACATCCCGTTCCACACGCCGTTCCCCGGCATGGTCCGAAAGGCCGCGCTCCTCGGGTTCCGTCACATGAGCCGTGGGACGGAAATCGAAGACGACCTCGCCAGCGAAATCGGTCGTCAGCCACGTGAGGACGACTTCGAGACGTGGGACGACTACGAAGAGGCCATCCGCGCCTACATGGACGACCTGAAGACGACCGAACAGTACCGCGACTGGTACACCCGCGTCATCGAACCGACGCTCGACATCTCTAGCCGCGTCGGTAACTGGTACACTGGGTCCGTCCACATCGCGCGTCTGTCGGCGCTGAAGGCGGCCGCCGAAGAAGGCAAGGAGATGACCGGCAAGAAGCTCCTCGTCGGTTCCTACGGCTCTGGCGCACAGGCCGAGATTCACGCCGAGACGGTTCAGGAGACGTGGCTCGACGAAATCGAGGCAGTCGACGTCGACTCCCAACTCGCAGAGCGAACCGAGATTTCGTTCGACGACTACGAACTCATCCACGACGTGCACAACCACGAGAAGGAAATCGAAGTCGAGGAGTTCACCCAACCCGAAGGCGAGTTCGTCTTCACTGGCTGGGGTCGCATGAACGAGCGTCGCTACGAGTACGTGGAGTAA